In the Euphorbia lathyris chromosome 5, ddEupLath1.1, whole genome shotgun sequence genome, one interval contains:
- the LOC136229499 gene encoding protein NEN4 isoform X2, with protein sequence MTGMEGTSDIVFFDMETTVPNKTGQRFWVLEFGAIVVCPRKLVELESFSTLIRPTDLSCVALRSSRSHGITREVVANAPTFEQVSDKIYSILNGRIWAGHNIRRFDCVRIKESFAEIGKTAPQPVGMIDSLGVLSQKFGKRAGNLKMASLASYFGLGQQRHRSLDDVRMNLEVLKHCATVLFLESNLSSELMNGKWANRSSIMTRSRSNREERSRKSPTTRPVPYPRTTTTSLGKVTEGVKNLMCKAQQAKSINHIFKHSHYLLR encoded by the exons ATGACAGGAATGGAAGGAACATCAGATATTGTGTTCTTCGACATGGAAACGACAGTACCAAACAAAACCGGGCAACGATTCTGGGTATTAGAATTTGGTGCAATTGTGGTGTGTCCTAGAAAATTAGTGGAGCTAGAGAGTTTTAGTACCTTGATTAGACCTACCGACTTATCTTGTGTTGCATTGAGGTCTAGTCGATCCCATGGTATAACTCGTGAAGTTGTTGCTAACGCACCTACTTTTGAACAAGTTTCAGATAAAATTTATAGCATCTTAAATGGAAGAATATGGGCGGGACATAACATTCGTAGATTTGATTGCGTCCGAATTAAGGAATCATTTGCAGAAATTGGTAAGACTGCTCCCCAGCCTGTGGGTATGATAGATTCTTTAGGTGTTTTGTCTCAGAAATTTGGGAAAAGAGCTGGTAATCTCAAG aTGGCAAGTTTGGCTTCTTATTTTGGTCTTGGGCAGCAAAGGCATAG GAGTCTTGATGATGTACGAATGAATTTGGAGGTCCTGAAGCACTGTGCCACAGTTCTATTTTTG GAATCAAACCTTTCGAGTGAATTGATGAATGGAAAATGGGCAAATAGATCAAGTATTATGACACGCAGTAGGAGTAATAGGGAAGAAAGAAGCCGCAAATCTCCTACCACAAGACCAGTTCCTTATCCaagaacaacaacaacaagTTTAGGAAAGGTCACCGAAGGAGTCAAAAACTTGATGTGCAAAGCACAACAAGCCAAATCAATTAACCACATATTCAAACACTCCCATTATTTGCTTAGATGA
- the LOC136229499 gene encoding protein NEN4 isoform X1: MTGMEGTSDIVFFDMETTVPNKTGQRFWVLEFGAIVVCPRKLVELESFSTLIRPTDLSCVALRSSRSHGITREVVANAPTFEQVSDKIYSILNGRIWAGHNIRRFDCVRIKESFAEIGKTAPQPVGMIDSLGVLSQKFGKRAGNLKMASLASYFGLGQQRHSRSLDDVRMNLEVLKHCATVLFLESNLSSELMNGKWANRSSIMTRSRSNREERSRKSPTTRPVPYPRTTTTSLGKVTEGVKNLMCKAQQAKSINHIFKHSHYLLR; this comes from the exons ATGACAGGAATGGAAGGAACATCAGATATTGTGTTCTTCGACATGGAAACGACAGTACCAAACAAAACCGGGCAACGATTCTGGGTATTAGAATTTGGTGCAATTGTGGTGTGTCCTAGAAAATTAGTGGAGCTAGAGAGTTTTAGTACCTTGATTAGACCTACCGACTTATCTTGTGTTGCATTGAGGTCTAGTCGATCCCATGGTATAACTCGTGAAGTTGTTGCTAACGCACCTACTTTTGAACAAGTTTCAGATAAAATTTATAGCATCTTAAATGGAAGAATATGGGCGGGACATAACATTCGTAGATTTGATTGCGTCCGAATTAAGGAATCATTTGCAGAAATTGGTAAGACTGCTCCCCAGCCTGTGGGTATGATAGATTCTTTAGGTGTTTTGTCTCAGAAATTTGGGAAAAGAGCTGGTAATCTCAAG aTGGCAAGTTTGGCTTCTTATTTTGGTCTTGGGCAGCAAAGGCATAG CAGGAGTCTTGATGATGTACGAATGAATTTGGAGGTCCTGAAGCACTGTGCCACAGTTCTATTTTTG GAATCAAACCTTTCGAGTGAATTGATGAATGGAAAATGGGCAAATAGATCAAGTATTATGACACGCAGTAGGAGTAATAGGGAAGAAAGAAGCCGCAAATCTCCTACCACAAGACCAGTTCCTTATCCaagaacaacaacaacaagTTTAGGAAAGGTCACCGAAGGAGTCAAAAACTTGATGTGCAAAGCACAACAAGCCAAATCAATTAACCACATATTCAAACACTCCCATTATTTGCTTAGATGA
- the LOC136229498 gene encoding aspartic proteinase-like protein 1, protein MAARSLFILVMASLFFDKSLQITFSSRLIHRFSDEVKAIRVSRNENVTGTWPEKKSVEYYRILASSDVQRQKMKLGPQYQFLFPAQGSKTMSFGNDFGWLHYTWIDIGTPHVSFLVALDAGSDLLWVPCDCVQCAPLSANYYNSLDRDLNEYNPSHSSSSKHLSCSHQLCDLRQNCKNSNQSCPYAVDYDTENTSTSGLLVEDILHLASDGADALSTTVQAPVIIGCGMKQTGGYLDGVAPDGLMGLGLMEISVPSFLAKMGLIRNSFSMCFDEDDSGRILFGDQGPATQQSTSFLTLNGKYSTYIVGVDGCCVGSSCLKQTSFKALVDTGTSFTFLPDEIYERISEEFDQQVNATISSFEGYPWKYCYKSSPRDFPKVPSLKLIFPLNNSFVIHNPVFLIYGIQGISGFCLAIQPTDADIGTIGQNFITGYQVVFDRENMKLGWSRSNCEDRSEGSRLPLTSPNGTPRNPLPANAQQSAPGGHAVSPAVAVRAPSKPSAASHRLTHSQFCLFKLLFLLNLLVLVL, encoded by the exons ATGGCGGCTCGATCTCTGTTCATTTTAGTAATGGCGAGCCTTTTCTTCGATAAGAGCCTGCAAATAACATTCTCGTCCAGGCTGATTCACCGATTCTCTGACGAAGTGAAAGCGATTAGGGTTTCGAGGAATGAGAACGTGACCGGCACTTGGCCGGAGAAAAAGAGCGTGGAATATTACCGGATTCTTGCAAGCAGTGACGTCCAGAGGCAGAAGATGAAGCTTGGACCTCAGTACCAGTTTCTCTTCCCTGCTCAAGGCAGCAAAACGATGTCGTTTGGCAATGACTTCGGATG gctGCACTACACATGGATTGATATAGGGACACCTCATGTTTCATTTCTTGTTGCACTGGATGCTGGAAGTGATCTACTTTGGGTGCCTTGTGATTGCGTGCAATGTGCGCCCCTGTCTGCGAACTACTATAACAGTCTG GATAGagatctaaatgaatataatccATCTCATTCAAGTTCCAGCAAGCATCTATCTTGCAGCCATCAGTTATGTGACCTGCGTCAAAACTGCAAAAACTCCAATCAGTCATGCCCTTATGCTGTTGATTACGATACAGAAAATACATCAACTTCTGGATTGCTGGTTGAGGACATATTACATCTTGCCTCAGATGGTGCTGATGCATTAAGTACTACTGTGCAGGCTCCAGTTATTATAGG ATGTGGTATGAAGCAAACTGGTGGTTACTTGGATGGAGTAGCACCTGATGGTCTGATGGGTCTAGGACTGATGGAAATTTCAGTTCCAAGTTTTCTAGCTAAAATGGGATTAATCCGGAACTCTTTCTCAATGTGTTTTGATGAGGATGATTCCGGAAGAATACTTTTTGGTGATCAGGGACCAGCTACCCAGCAATCTACTTCATTTCTGACTTTGAATGGGAAATA TTCAACCTACATTGTGGGAGTGGATGGTTGTTGTGTTGGCAGTTCTTGTCTTAAGCAGACAAGCTTTAAGGCACTAGTTGATACTGGCACATCATTTACATTTCTTCCAGATGAGATTTATGAAAGAATTAGTGAGGAG TTTGACCAACAAGTAAATGCTACGATCTCCAGCTTTGAAGGTTATCCTTGGAAGTATTGCTACAAATCCAG CCCAAGAGACTTTCCCAAGGTTCCATCTTTAAAGCTCATTTTCCCGCTAAACAACAGCTTTGTGATCCATAATCCGGTTTTTCTGATCTATGGCATTCAG GGAATTAGTGGATTTTGTTTAGCCATTCAGCCAACTGATGCAGATATTGGAACTATTGGAC AGAATTTCATAACGGGATATCAAGTGGTATTTGATAGGGAAAATATGAAGTTGGGCTGGTCACGCTCTAATT GTGAGGATAGAAGTGAAGGTAGCAGACTGCCACTTACTTCTCCAAATGGCACACCACGTAACCCATTACCAGCCAATGCGCAGCAAAGTGCTCCTGGAGGACATGCAGTCTCACCTGCTGTTGCTGTAAGAGCGCCATCTAAACCGTCCGCTGCCTCACACAGACTAACACATTCCcaattttgtttgtttaagttattaTTTCTACTTAATCTGCTTGTTTTGGTTTTGTGA